One window of Alteromonas sp. LMIT006 genomic DNA carries:
- a CDS encoding guanosine-5'-triphosphate,3'-diphosphate pyrophosphatase yields MRHQDLTTLQPQGEYFAAVDMGSNSFHLVVVHVVNGNVQIVSKVKQKVQLAAGLNAQNMLSEESMQRGWDCLHTFADRLKDIPAQNIKIVATATLRLANNAQQFVVQAEQILEHKINVISGLEEAEEIYRGVAFTSATKGNTLVIDIGGASTEVILGRDTVPIHLHSFDMGCVTFTERYFANGEISGKAFTQAIDSAKKILQPHLASFKCFDFDLCLGASGTPQAIVEILQGQGNKDAIRLSYLDELKRQCTAYNHLDELEITGLAESRQAIFPSGLAILIALFESLDIDSMNLAGGALREGLIYGMIEDQPLDDRRHQTITRCVKQFHIQPLQAQQVTHTALGLYQQFCEQSNICSLDSRTLLYTAGMLHEIGLHIGYKNQQVHAQYILMHHELAGFTKLQKECIAAIIGNHKGDVNLFCSDGFPASLSKDILAMIRILRLATILHIKRNHAPSLLHDANIRLAIQDDSWTIQIDQMWLNNNKLVQAELANEAWLQHKAKWHLTIESIEIAAV; encoded by the coding sequence ATGCGACATCAAGATTTGACCACGTTACAACCTCAAGGTGAATACTTCGCAGCCGTTGATATGGGTTCGAATAGCTTTCATCTTGTGGTGGTCCACGTGGTAAACGGCAATGTGCAGATCGTCTCCAAAGTAAAACAAAAAGTCCAACTCGCTGCAGGACTCAATGCCCAGAATATGTTGTCAGAAGAGTCTATGCAACGCGGATGGGACTGTTTACACACCTTTGCAGACCGCTTAAAAGACATTCCTGCGCAAAACATCAAAATCGTCGCAACCGCCACCTTGCGTTTGGCTAATAATGCACAACAGTTTGTGGTTCAAGCTGAGCAGATCCTCGAACACAAAATCAACGTTATCTCTGGGCTTGAAGAGGCTGAAGAAATCTATCGCGGGGTAGCATTTACCTCTGCGACCAAGGGTAACACTTTGGTCATTGATATTGGTGGAGCAAGTACTGAGGTGATCCTTGGTAGAGATACGGTTCCCATTCATTTGCACAGCTTCGACATGGGTTGTGTCACTTTCACTGAACGCTATTTTGCTAATGGTGAAATCAGTGGTAAGGCGTTTACACAAGCCATCGATTCAGCAAAAAAAATCCTTCAGCCACATCTAGCATCATTTAAATGCTTTGATTTTGACTTGTGTTTAGGGGCATCTGGTACTCCACAAGCCATCGTCGAGATATTACAAGGACAGGGTAATAAAGATGCAATACGCCTTAGCTATTTAGATGAACTAAAGCGTCAGTGTACAGCATATAACCATCTAGATGAGCTAGAAATTACCGGTTTAGCTGAGTCGAGACAAGCTATCTTTCCTAGTGGCCTCGCCATTTTGATTGCCTTATTTGAAAGCTTGGATATTGATTCAATGAATCTAGCAGGCGGAGCTCTTCGAGAAGGACTGATTTACGGAATGATCGAAGACCAACCTTTAGATGATCGCCGCCATCAAACCATAACACGTTGCGTCAAACAATTTCATATTCAACCATTACAAGCACAACAAGTTACGCATACCGCCCTTGGCTTATATCAACAGTTTTGTGAACAAAGTAATATCTGCTCCCTCGACAGCCGCACCTTGTTGTATACCGCTGGCATGTTACATGAGATTGGCTTGCACATCGGCTACAAAAACCAACAAGTGCATGCTCAATATATCTTAATGCACCATGAATTAGCCGGATTCACCAAGTTACAAAAAGAATGCATCGCCGCAATCATTGGCAATCACAAAGGTGATGTTAACCTTTTCTGTAGTGATGGTTTTCCGGCAAGTTTGAGTAAAGACATATTGGCAATGATCAGAATATTACGGCTTGCGACCATATTACATATAAAACGCAACCATGCCCCGAGTTTACTCCACGACGCCAACATCAGGTTAGCCATACAAGATGATAGTTGGACCATTCAGATTGACCAAATGTGGTTAAACAACAACAAACTAGTGCAAGCTGAACTAGCTAACGAAGCTTGGTTACAACACAAAGCAAAATGGCATTTGACTATTGAAAGCATTGAAATCGCAGCGGTGTAA
- the rhlB gene encoding ATP-dependent RNA helicase RhlB, with amino-acid sequence MQNTHLTDTRFQDLPINIKVQSALNKANFEHCTPIQAMALPPLLAGNDVAGQAQTGTGKTIAFLVATYHKLLEKETTHGKPRAIIMAPTRELAVQIHSDAKILSQETSLSCGLIYGGEGYENQRQQLQNGVDIIIGTTGRIIDFYKQGAFSLEHIEVAVLDEADRMFDLGFIKDIRFLFRRMPKPSQRLSMLFSATLSFRVQELAYEHMNTPTHVEVAPEQKTGERIQEELFYPSGQDKMRLLLTLIEDEWPDRAVVFANTKHECENVTAWLKADGHRVGLLSGDVPQKKRLQILQQFTQGHLDFLVATDVAARGLHINKVSHVFNYDLPDDAEDYVHRIGRTGRAGETGHAISFACEKYALNLPAIEEYIDHQIPVSEYDAEMLLTDIKAPKPTTRKRHGKPNHRKPRANK; translated from the coding sequence ATGCAAAACACTCACTTAACAGATACTCGATTCCAAGATTTGCCAATCAATATTAAGGTACAAAGTGCTTTAAATAAAGCTAATTTTGAACACTGCACACCGATTCAGGCGATGGCACTGCCCCCATTGTTGGCAGGCAATGACGTTGCGGGTCAAGCGCAAACAGGAACGGGCAAAACCATTGCTTTTTTAGTAGCAACCTATCATAAATTGCTCGAAAAAGAGACAACTCATGGCAAACCTAGAGCAATCATCATGGCTCCAACTCGTGAGTTAGCCGTCCAAATACACAGTGATGCTAAAATACTTAGTCAAGAAACTAGCCTATCTTGTGGCTTGATATATGGTGGCGAAGGATACGAAAATCAACGTCAACAATTACAAAACGGTGTCGATATCATTATTGGGACAACTGGTCGGATTATCGATTTTTACAAGCAAGGAGCTTTCAGCTTAGAGCATATCGAAGTTGCCGTTCTCGATGAAGCAGATCGTATGTTCGACCTGGGCTTTATTAAAGATATTCGATTTTTGTTTCGCCGTATGCCAAAACCCTCGCAACGCTTGAGTATGTTGTTTTCAGCAACCTTAAGTTTTCGTGTCCAGGAGCTCGCATATGAGCATATGAACACCCCTACTCATGTTGAGGTTGCACCAGAACAAAAAACCGGTGAACGCATTCAAGAAGAGTTGTTCTATCCGTCAGGCCAGGACAAAATGCGCTTGCTGTTGACGCTGATCGAAGATGAATGGCCAGATCGTGCTGTGGTCTTTGCCAACACCAAACACGAGTGTGAAAATGTCACCGCTTGGCTCAAAGCAGATGGGCACAGAGTAGGTTTACTTAGTGGTGATGTGCCGCAAAAGAAACGCTTACAAATACTACAACAATTTACTCAAGGGCATTTGGACTTTTTAGTCGCCACTGATGTGGCTGCTCGTGGACTTCATATAAACAAAGTGTCCCATGTCTTTAACTATGATCTACCTGATGATGCGGAAGATTACGTCCATCGCATTGGTCGTACAGGTCGTGCAGGAGAGACTGGACACGCCATTAGTTTTGCCTGTGAAAAATACGCCTTGAATTTACCCGCTATAGAGGAGTATATTGATCATCAAATACCAGTAAGTGAATATGATGCTGAAATGCTTTTAACGGACATAAAAGCCCCCAAACCAACGACAAGGAAGCGCCATGGAAAGCCAAATCATCGCAAACCAAGGGCTAACAAATAG
- the trxA gene encoding thioredoxin TrxA, whose product MSDKIITLSDDKFEADVINAEGPVLVDFWAEWCGPCKMIAPILSEIAESYDGKVTVAKLNVDENSETPPKYGIRGIPTLLLFKGGSVVGTKVGALSKTQLEEFLAEHI is encoded by the coding sequence ATGAGCGACAAAATTATCACATTGTCTGATGATAAGTTCGAAGCAGATGTTATCAATGCTGAAGGCCCAGTCCTAGTTGATTTTTGGGCTGAATGGTGTGGCCCATGTAAAATGATTGCCCCTATTTTATCTGAAATTGCTGAAAGTTACGACGGTAAAGTCACAGTCGCTAAACTCAATGTTGATGAAAACAGTGAAACACCCCCTAAATATGGTATTCGCGGTATCCCAACCTTGTTGTTATTTAAAGGCGGTAGCGTTGTAGGAACTAAAGTTGGCGCATTATCTAAAACTCAATTAGAAGAGTTTTTAGCAGAACATATTTAA
- the rho gene encoding transcription termination factor Rho yields MNLTELKNKPISTLVALAEEMGIENMARARKQDIIFSILKTHAKSGEDIFGDGVLEILQDGFGFLRSADSSYLAGPDDIYVSPSQIRRFNLRTGDTISGKIRPPKDSERYFALLKIREVNYDKPENSRNKILFENLTPLHANERLTMERGNGSTEDITARVLDLASPTGKGQRGLIVAPPKAGKTLLLQNIAQSIAANHPECTLMVLLIDERPEEVTEMQRLVQGEVVASTFDEPANRHVQVAEMVIEKAKRLVEHKKDVVILLDSITRLARAYNTVIPSSGKVLTGGVDANALHKPKRFFGAARNVEEGGSLTIIATALIDTGSKMDEVIYEEFKGTGNMELHLNRKIAEKRVFPAIDFNRSGTRREELLTSQEELQKMWILRKIVHEMTEIDAMEFLIGRLAMTKTNDEFFEAMKRQKG; encoded by the coding sequence ATGAATCTTACCGAATTAAAAAACAAACCCATCAGTACCCTTGTTGCCCTTGCCGAAGAAATGGGCATTGAAAATATGGCGCGAGCTCGCAAACAAGACATTATCTTTTCAATCCTTAAGACGCATGCCAAAAGCGGAGAAGATATTTTCGGTGATGGGGTATTAGAGATACTGCAAGATGGCTTTGGATTTTTGCGCTCGGCTGACTCTTCGTATCTAGCGGGTCCTGACGATATTTATGTTTCACCTAGTCAAATTCGTCGTTTTAACTTGCGCACCGGTGATACGATTTCTGGGAAAATTCGCCCCCCAAAAGACAGTGAGCGTTATTTTGCATTGCTCAAAATTCGCGAAGTCAACTATGACAAGCCTGAAAACTCGCGCAATAAGATTTTGTTCGAAAACTTAACGCCGCTGCATGCTAATGAGCGTTTGACCATGGAGCGTGGTAACGGTAGTACCGAAGACATTACTGCACGTGTATTAGATTTAGCATCGCCGACCGGTAAGGGTCAACGTGGTCTGATTGTTGCGCCACCTAAAGCGGGTAAAACCCTTTTACTTCAAAATATCGCGCAATCAATCGCGGCTAATCATCCTGAGTGCACCTTAATGGTACTGTTAATTGATGAGCGTCCGGAAGAAGTTACCGAGATGCAACGTCTGGTACAAGGTGAGGTGGTTGCATCAACGTTTGATGAGCCTGCTAATCGTCACGTTCAAGTGGCTGAAATGGTTATCGAAAAAGCCAAGCGCTTAGTAGAGCACAAAAAAGACGTAGTTATTCTGTTAGACTCGATAACTCGCCTTGCTCGTGCTTACAACACAGTAATACCTTCATCAGGTAAAGTCTTAACGGGTGGTGTGGATGCGAACGCATTACACAAACCAAAGCGTTTCTTTGGTGCTGCTCGCAACGTCGAAGAGGGTGGGAGCTTGACTATTATTGCAACGGCATTGATCGATACCGGCTCTAAGATGGATGAAGTGATTTACGAAGAATTTAAAGGTACGGGTAATATGGAATTACACCTGAACCGTAAAATCGCTGAGAAGCGAGTCTTCCCGGCAATTGACTTCAACCGTTCTGGTACTCGCCGTGAAGAACTACTCACCTCTCAAGAAGAACTGCAAAAAATGTGGATTTTGCGAAAAATCGTGCATGAAATGACGGAAATTGATGCAATGGAATTCCTTATTGGCCGCTTGGCGATGACCAAAACAAATGATGAGTTTTTTGAGGCCATGAAGCGTCAAAAAGGTTAA
- a CDS encoding LysR family transcriptional regulator, translating to MNNVTFRLLEVFKCVVESGSITAASTALSLSQPTVSLQLKKLSEIYGITLLETHHGSIALTDAGRAVYQCATSVMESQRSLQNHIHALKGQKAGTFKVAVVSTAKYLVPQILKTFCKEYPDVYVQVKVGNSSQIDARMSEQHDDLYIVANVPENLEVEVTPFMQNRLKVVAPLEYSGPNHCHLSALAEQTFLLREEGSNTFSTFNRYCEQNNVLLKDALVIESNEAIQLAVHSGIGISVLSEHTIAQTDKHRVQELNIIDFPLVSHWHAVSVMSRPSSGVLTAFKSHLQIVGQQQNAQI from the coding sequence ATGAATAACGTAACCTTTAGATTACTTGAAGTGTTTAAGTGTGTCGTTGAAAGCGGTTCTATTACCGCGGCCTCAACCGCACTGTCATTATCGCAACCAACCGTTTCTCTGCAACTGAAGAAACTCAGTGAGATTTATGGCATAACATTACTCGAGACTCACCATGGTTCAATCGCGCTTACCGATGCAGGTCGCGCGGTCTATCAGTGTGCCACTTCCGTAATGGAATCACAACGCAGTTTACAGAACCATATTCATGCATTAAAGGGCCAAAAAGCGGGTACTTTTAAGGTTGCAGTGGTATCTACTGCCAAATACCTTGTGCCACAAATACTCAAGACTTTCTGCAAAGAATATCCCGACGTTTATGTTCAAGTAAAAGTTGGAAATTCATCACAAATTGATGCGAGAATGAGTGAACAGCATGATGACCTATATATCGTTGCCAATGTTCCTGAGAACTTGGAAGTTGAGGTGACCCCATTTATGCAAAACCGGTTGAAAGTGGTTGCACCACTAGAATATAGTGGCCCTAATCACTGCCACCTTTCAGCATTAGCTGAGCAAACATTTTTGTTGCGTGAGGAAGGTTCAAATACCTTTTCCACGTTCAATCGATATTGCGAACAAAACAATGTGCTTTTAAAAGATGCATTAGTTATCGAAAGTAATGAAGCAATTCAACTCGCTGTGCATTCTGGTATTGGTATTTCGGTGCTCTCAGAGCACACCATTGCCCAAACTGATAAACATCGAGTTCAAGAACTCAACATCATTGATTTTCCTCTTGTCAGTCACTGGCATGCAGTTTCAGTTATGAGTCGCCCATCTAGTGGGGTATTAACCGCTTTTAAATCTCACCTGCAAATTGTCGGACAACAGCAAAACGCTCAAATTTAA
- the purE gene encoding 5-(carboxyamino)imidazole ribonucleotide mutase — protein sequence MAQVAIVMGSTSDWPTMQKAAEMLESFGVSYKAQVVSAHRTPELLTEFAKTAEAEGYQVIIAGAGGAAHLPGMIAAHTHLPVFGCPVRSSQLNGVDSLLSIVQMPKGVAVGTLAIGEAGAANAGLLAAQVIALNNTAVRHAIIEFRQQQTETVLANGQLEL from the coding sequence ATGGCACAAGTTGCTATTGTAATGGGTTCTACTTCAGATTGGCCCACCATGCAGAAAGCCGCAGAAATGCTCGAGTCCTTTGGTGTATCGTATAAAGCACAAGTCGTTTCGGCTCATCGCACTCCTGAATTATTAACTGAATTTGCTAAAACGGCAGAAGCGGAAGGTTATCAAGTCATCATCGCTGGTGCGGGTGGCGCTGCACATTTACCTGGAATGATCGCGGCACACACACATCTTCCTGTGTTCGGTTGCCCTGTACGTTCGAGTCAATTAAATGGTGTGGATTCCCTACTCTCAATTGTACAGATGCCGAAAGGCGTTGCCGTAGGCACGCTAGCGATTGGTGAAGCCGGCGCTGCTAATGCTGGATTACTCGCAGCGCAAGTCATTGCATTGAACAACACCGCAGTAAGACATGCCATTATTGAATTTAGACAGCAACAAACCGAGACCGTACTCGCCAACGGGCAACTGGAGCTATAA
- a CDS encoding 5-(carboxyamino)imidazole ribonucleotide synthase, producing MQVLVYGSGQLARMMYLAGAPLSIDVKAVDVATKAVVHPVSKAVLGTDLEQYIADADVLTVEFEHVPEDLLAQASASGKLAPNMPAILIGADRVREKALLDKLNIPNCTYEVITDVKQLDGIESRLGERIIFKASRDGYDGYGQWRAKSAADLPLLAAKFVQLDLQSVPIVAERMSDFSRELSLIGARNASGDVVVYPLSENTHYEGQLHLSVAPAPEYTDELAEQALSIFTKIANELDYVGVLAVELFQEGNTLLVNELAPRVHNSGHWSMHGAHTCQFENHLRAVCNLPLGSTQARTVSAMINIIGCDNLGPAALEMEDAHQHWYGKAVRAKRKMGHINVNADSYADLGQKLLDLNGQFPSEYFPELGPQAQLLLVK from the coding sequence ATGCAAGTTCTAGTATACGGCTCAGGTCAATTGGCGCGGATGATGTATCTTGCTGGTGCGCCTTTATCAATAGATGTCAAGGCCGTAGATGTCGCGACTAAAGCGGTTGTTCACCCAGTCAGTAAGGCTGTGTTGGGCACTGATTTAGAGCAATATATTGCCGATGCGGATGTGTTGACGGTTGAATTTGAACACGTTCCAGAAGATTTGTTAGCACAAGCCAGTGCATCTGGGAAGCTAGCTCCAAATATGCCTGCTATTTTGATCGGCGCTGACCGAGTCAGAGAAAAAGCACTGCTCGACAAATTAAATATTCCCAACTGCACTTATGAAGTTATCACAGATGTTAAACAGCTAGACGGGATCGAATCTCGTTTGGGTGAGCGTATTATTTTTAAAGCTTCACGCGATGGTTATGATGGATATGGACAGTGGCGTGCCAAATCTGCAGCAGATTTGCCATTACTTGCCGCCAAATTTGTTCAGTTGGATCTGCAGTCGGTGCCAATTGTTGCGGAACGCATGTCCGATTTTTCTCGTGAACTTTCTTTGATTGGAGCTCGAAACGCCTCAGGTGATGTGGTGGTCTATCCTTTATCTGAGAACACGCACTACGAAGGCCAGTTGCACCTATCCGTCGCACCTGCTCCTGAGTACACGGATGAGCTTGCTGAACAAGCGCTGTCTATCTTTACTAAAATTGCCAACGAATTGGATTATGTCGGTGTGCTGGCAGTGGAATTGTTCCAGGAGGGTAATACGCTTTTGGTGAATGAACTCGCACCACGAGTTCATAATTCAGGGCATTGGTCCATGCATGGTGCGCATACCTGTCAGTTTGAAAATCATTTGCGTGCAGTGTGTAACTTACCACTAGGTTCGACTCAAGCAAGGACGGTGAGCGCAATGATAAACATCATTGGTTGCGACAACCTAGGTCCAGCTGCATTAGAAATGGAAGATGCACATCAGCATTGGTATGGTAAAGCAGTGCGAGCAAAGCGCAAAATGGGGCATATTAATGTCAATGCTGATTCGTATGCCGACTTGGGGCAAAAATTACTAGACTTGAACGGTCAGTTTCCCTCAGAATATTTTCCTGAACTTGGCCCACAGGCTCAATTATTACTGGTAAAGTAA
- a CDS encoding copper chaperone PCu(A)C: protein MSRLLCSISILSVVTLAAACSPQQESHSHAQPSPQHHAHQATAVVDMSTLPEGLTLSDVRIRAAFSGATTGAAYVTINNNTEDDVHLTSVSVSEDIAMKVEIHDMRMEGEMMQMFELEDGVIIPAKSQLQLRPGGKHIMLMGLATELSEGKSLEMTLKFAQHPAQTVLVPVVRM, encoded by the coding sequence ATGTCAAGATTGCTATGCTCTATAAGTATACTGTCAGTTGTCACATTGGCAGCCGCCTGTTCACCTCAGCAAGAATCACATTCTCACGCGCAGCCTTCACCTCAACATCATGCTCATCAAGCAACAGCTGTTGTGGATATGTCGACACTGCCCGAAGGACTTACGCTCTCTGATGTACGAATACGAGCCGCATTTTCAGGCGCAACAACTGGAGCTGCGTATGTCACTATCAACAATAATACTGAAGATGATGTGCATTTAACGTCAGTATCTGTTAGTGAAGATATCGCAATGAAGGTAGAAATCCATGACATGCGTATGGAGGGAGAAATGATGCAGATGTTTGAACTAGAAGACGGGGTCATAATCCCTGCAAAATCTCAACTTCAGCTACGTCCGGGTGGAAAACACATCATGTTGATGGGATTGGCAACTGAATTGAGTGAAGGCAAATCGCTTGAAATGACATTGAAGTTTGCACAACATCCAGCTCAAACTGTTTTGGTTCCAGTAGTTAGAATGTAA
- a CDS encoding PQQ-dependent sugar dehydrogenase, whose product MRFISFLCLLMSGITLAAPEVTTKTITDGLEHPWGVAPLPDGRFLVTERPGYITLVERDGAKTRLTGVPEITAERQGGALGITLDPDFEKNQTFYACLVIADASGATSSEIHKGQLKGAQWVNVKPIVIAQPKDKSGFHFGCRLAFAEDDSLYVGLGDRWVGMEKTQDLDNHYGKVLRVTKDGNPHPQNPYLDSAVPEVFSIGHRNIQGMAWHSKYSQMWAHEHGPKGGDEINILRAGANYGWPTITYGVNYNGTPITDKTKQEGLEQPLHYYVPSIAPSGMAFYKDDLLMGSLKFRYLNYVELKEGKVVAEHELLKDLDARIRDVVVHNEQVFVVTDEVNGRLLEIVFQ is encoded by the coding sequence ATGCGATTCATTTCTTTTTTGTGTTTATTAATGAGTGGGATCACACTGGCTGCACCAGAAGTTACCACAAAAACCATAACTGATGGATTGGAACATCCCTGGGGCGTTGCGCCTTTACCTGATGGACGGTTTTTAGTCACAGAACGTCCTGGTTACATTACCTTAGTCGAACGAGATGGGGCGAAAACGCGTTTGACAGGTGTGCCTGAGATCACTGCAGAGCGCCAAGGTGGCGCATTAGGCATCACCTTGGATCCCGATTTTGAAAAAAACCAAACGTTTTACGCATGCTTAGTGATTGCGGATGCCTCGGGCGCGACATCTTCAGAAATACATAAAGGACAGTTAAAGGGAGCACAATGGGTTAATGTGAAACCTATTGTGATTGCTCAACCAAAAGATAAGTCTGGTTTCCATTTTGGTTGTCGACTTGCTTTTGCAGAAGATGACTCTTTGTATGTTGGGTTAGGTGATCGCTGGGTTGGTATGGAAAAAACCCAAGACTTAGATAATCATTACGGTAAAGTATTAAGAGTCACAAAAGATGGCAACCCCCATCCGCAGAACCCTTATCTGGATAGTGCTGTGCCTGAAGTATTCTCAATTGGTCACCGTAATATCCAGGGTATGGCTTGGCACAGTAAGTACTCACAAATGTGGGCTCACGAGCATGGACCGAAAGGCGGAGATGAGATCAATATTTTACGAGCAGGCGCTAATTATGGCTGGCCAACCATCACTTATGGCGTCAACTATAACGGTACGCCGATTACTGACAAGACCAAGCAAGAAGGTTTAGAACAGCCATTACATTATTATGTTCCTTCCATTGCTCCAAGTGGAATGGCTTTTTATAAAGATGATTTACTGATGGGCTCTTTAAAGTTTCGCTACCTAAATTATGTCGAACTCAAAGAGGGTAAGGTGGTTGCTGAGCATGAATTACTCAAAGACCTGGACGCTCGTATTCGCGACGTAGTAGTTCATAATGAGCAAGTTTTTGTGGTAACTGATGAAGTCAATGGGCGTCTGTTGGAAATAGTCTTTCAATAA